A window of Cheilinus undulatus linkage group 1, ASM1832078v1, whole genome shotgun sequence contains these coding sequences:
- the si:ch211-107o10.3 gene encoding retinol dehydrogenase 11 translates to MQNYTETLRDFAERHAAGLTVAFFAGAGVLALRRWLAGGVCRSKVRLDGKTVLITGANTGIGKETALDMAQRGARVILACRDMTRARIAADEIRQRSGNGNVVVKKLDLASLQSVRDLAKDVQENEERLDILVNNAGVMMCPKWKTEDGFEMQFGVNHLGHFLLTNCLLDLLKRSAPSRIVIVSSLAHEKGRIHFEDINLDKDYRREVSYRQSKLANVLFCKELAARLKGTGVTVYSLHPGVIRTELGRHLFPTLALWKRIIAMPFLMLIKSPWEGAQTTIYCAVDESVANDSGLYYSDCAPKTAAPQALDDVAARKLWDLSASMVGLA, encoded by the exons atgcaaaactaCACAGAGACGCTCAGAGACTTTGCAGAGAGGCATGCGGCAGGTCTCACTGTTGCTTTCTTTGCGG GGGCTGGTGTACTGGCCTTGCGTCGGTGGTTGGCTGGGGGAGTGTGTCGGAGCAAGGTCAGGCTTGATGGGAAAACAGTCCTGATTACAGGAGCCAACACTGGCATTGGCAAGGAGACAGCCTTGGATATGGCCCAGCGGG GAGCCAGAGTGATCCTAGCCTGCAGAGATATGACCAGAGCTCGCATTGCAGCCGATGAGATTCGGCAGCGGAGCGGAAACGGCAATGTGGTGGTGAAGAAACTAGACCTGGCCTCCCTGCAGTCTGTCAGAGACCTGGCTAAAGATGTTCAGGAGAATGAAGAGCGGTTGGATATCCTTGTCAACAATGCAG GTGTCATGATGTGTCCCAAATGGAAGACTGAGGACGGCTTTGAAATGCAGTTTGGTGTGAACCACCTGGGACATTTTCTTCTCACCAACTGCCTCCTGGACCTGCTGAAGAGGTCAGCTCCTAGTCGCATTGTCATCGTCTCCAGCCTGGCACATGAGAAGG GCCGTATACACTTTGAAGACATCAACCTTGATAAAGACTACAGGCGTGAGGTGAGCTATCGCCAGAGCAAGCTGGCTAATGTGCTCTTCTGCAAAGAGCTGGCTGCAAGACTGAAAG GCACTGGTGTTACGGTGTACAGTCTGCACCCTGGAGTCATTCGCACAGAGTTAGGCCGCCATCTATTCCCAACTTTGGCCCTGTGGAAAAGGATCATAGCCATGCCATTTTTAATGCTGATCAAAAGTCCCTGGGAAGGAGCTCAGACCACCATCTACTGCGCTGTGGATGAGAGTGTGGCGAATGACAGCGGCCTCTATTACAG TGACTGTGCCCCTAAAACAGCAGCTCCACAGGCCCTTGATGATGTTGCAGCCAGGAAACTGTGGGATCTCAGTGCTTCCATGGTGGGTCTGGCTTAA
- the tmed3 gene encoding transmembrane emp24 domain-containing protein 3 yields the protein MLCLGLSCFLLHVFVVFGTELTFELPDNDKQCFYEELEKDVKFDIDFQVISGGNYDVDCFVTDPLNNVLYNENRKQYDSFSHTTTMKGVYKVCFSNEFSTFTHKIVYLDFRHGDEEPLLQSMTRDTALTQLETSCVSIHEALKVVAESQTWYRLREAHDRTKAEHLHERVTYWSVGETILLFVIGVGQVMMLRSFFTEKKGSVAATT from the exons ATGCTGTGCCTCGGACTGAGCTGTTTTTTGCTccatgtgtttgtggtgtttggGACAGAGCTGACGTTTGAGCTCCCCGACAACGATAAGCAATGTTTCTACGAGGAGCTGGAGAAAGACGTGAAGTTTGACATAGATTTCCAG GTCATATCAGGAGGAAATTATGACGTGGACTGCTTTGTGACGGATCCTCTAAACAACGTCCTGTATAATGAGAACAGGAAGCAGTATGACAGCTTCTCTCACACCACGACCATGAAGGGAGTCTACAAGGTCTGCTTCAGCAATGAGTTCTCCACTTTTACACATAAAATAGTGTATCTGGACTTCCGCCATGGAGATGAGGAACCCCTCCTGCAGAGCATGACTAGAGATACAGCACTGACTCAG TTGGAGACGTCTTGTGTCTCCATCCATGAGGCCCTGAAGGTAGTGGCTGAGTCACAGACGTGGTACAGACTCAGAGAGGCCCATGACCGTACGAAAGCGGAGCACCTCCACGAGCGGGTGACCTACTGGTCTGTCGGAGAAACTATTCTGCTGTTTGTCATCGGCGTTGGACAAGTTATGATGCTCAGGAGCttcttcacagaaaaaaagggttCAGTGGCAGCCACTACTTAG
- the LOC121509957 gene encoding isocitrate dehydrogenase [NADP], mitochondrial-like: MAGYLKVLSSVSRGAAAALSPNPAVLSPASVCLQTPQRRNYATKRIKVAQPVVEMDGDEMTRIIWEFIKEKLILPNVDVELMYFDLGLPYRDQTDDQVTIDSALATKKYNVAVKCATITPDEARVEEFKLKKMWKSPNGTIRNILGGTVFREPILCKNIPRLVPGWSQPITIGRHAFGDQYRATDFVVDQPGKFKIVFSPNDGSKQREWVVYDFPAGGCGMGMYNTDESITGFAHSCFQYAIQKGWPLYMSTKNTILKAYDGRFKDIFQDIYEKNYKPQFDKLKIWYEHRLIDDMVAQVLKSSGGFVWACKNYDGDVQSDILAQGFGSLGLMTSVLVCPDGKTIEAEAAHGTVTRHYREHQRGRPTSTNPIASIFAWTRGLEHRGKLDGNADLIKFSQTLEKVCVETVENGVMTKDLAGCIHGLANCKLNEHYVNTSDFLDAIKTNLDKALGK, translated from the exons ATGGCAGGTTACCTGAAGGTTCTGAGCTCCGTGTCCAGAGgagcagctgctgctctgtctccaaACCCCGCGGTGCTTTCACCGGCCTCCGTCTGCCTTCAAACACCGCAACGCAGGAACT ATGCTACAAAGCGCATCAAGGTGGCTCAGCCGGTGGTGGAGATGGATGGAGACGAGATGACCCGAATCATCTGGGAGTTCATCAAAGAGAAG CTCATCTTGCCAAACGTGGACGTTGAGCTGATGTACTTTGACCTGGGTCTGCCTTACCGGGACCAGACCGATGACCAAGTCACCATTGACTCTGCTCTGGCAACCAAGAAATATAATGTGGCTGTGAAATGTGCCACCATTACTCCTGATGAGGCCAGAGTTGAGG AGTTTAAGCTAAAAAAGATGTGGAAGAGTCCAAATGGCACAATCAGGAATATCCTAGGTGGGACAGTTTTCCGTGAGCCCATCCTTTGTAAAAACATCCCTCGTCTTGTTCCTGGTTGGTCACAGCCCATCACAATTGGCAGACATGCTTTTGGTGACCAG TACAGGGCCACAGACTTTGTTGTCGACCAGCCAGGAAAGTTCAAGATTGTGTTTTCCCCAAATGATGGGAGCAAGCAGAGGGAGTGGGTGGTGTATGACTTTCCAGCAGGAGGCTGTGGGATGGGGATGTACAACACTGATGAG TCAATCACTGGATTTGCTCACAGCTGCTTCCAGTATGCCATCCAGAAGGGATGGCCTCTGTACATGAGCACCAAGAACACAATCCTCAAAGCCTACGATGGACGATTCAAAGACATCTTCCAGGACATCTATGAGAA gAACTACAAGCCTCAGTTTGACAAGCTGAAGATTTGGTACGAGCACCGGCTCATTGACGACATGGTGGCTCAGGTCTTGAAGTCTTCCGGAGGATTTGTTTGGGCCTGCAAGAATTATGACGGAGATGTGCAGTCAGATATTCTTGCACAGG GTTTTGGCTCTCTGGGTCTTATGACGTCAGTTCTGGTGTGTCCAGATGGCAAGACTATTGAGGCAGAGGCTGCCCATGGGACAGTGACAAGACACTACCGTGAACATCAGAGG GGAAGACCAACCAGTACCAACCCCATTGCTAGTATCTTTGCTTGGACCAGAGGACTAGAGCACAGAGGCAAACTGGATGGAAATGCTGACTTGATAAA GTTCTCCCAGACTTTAGAAAAAGTGTGTGTGGAAACTGTGGAAAATGGAGTGATGACCAAGGACCTTGCAGGATGCATCCACGGATTAGCCAA ctGCAAGCTGAATGAGCATTACGTGAACACATCAGACTTTTTGGATGCCATCAAGACTAACTTGGACAAAGCTCTGGGCAAATGA